One region of Dokdonia sp. 4H-3-7-5 genomic DNA includes:
- a CDS encoding DUF6695 family protein — protein sequence MIYNGKIIVLAFPDTFVKMSDELMCKILPLMGLGTRTHIKAGHAALVLIENKTGKAQYFDFGRYITPKGKGRVRGANTDVELEVPVTVIVEGGTLENLDELLLWLDAHPEKTHGSGRLVASLCSAINYEKALAYIHSLQNQGSVPYKAFGKIGSNCARFVTETILASTEDKTIIKYLKRNKKFTPSTVGNVEKSASEEGVYQVLNGVIAPYNSTALRENLTNYFDRRVPAAYTVEDEGVLPENVYFLEGTGSSAYFHLEILSEIKGIVRRFTEFGEQDFEGVTTFPKDFSVMGNYRFVYDSNCAFCTLEQGNSHFRLELTSQEFSAISLKQTVHSA from the coding sequence GTGATATATAACGGGAAGATTATAGTGCTCGCGTTTCCAGATACGTTTGTAAAAATGTCTGATGAGCTCATGTGTAAAATTTTACCATTGATGGGTCTTGGTACACGTACTCACATTAAAGCGGGTCATGCGGCACTTGTGCTTATAGAAAATAAGACTGGTAAAGCACAATATTTTGATTTTGGAAGATATATTACTCCCAAAGGAAAAGGGCGTGTGCGAGGAGCTAATACAGATGTAGAGCTTGAAGTACCCGTAACGGTTATTGTGGAGGGTGGAACACTTGAAAATCTAGATGAGCTTTTGCTTTGGCTAGATGCACATCCAGAAAAAACGCACGGGTCAGGCAGACTTGTAGCTTCGCTTTGCTCGGCTATTAATTATGAGAAAGCACTTGCTTACATTCATTCACTACAAAATCAGGGCAGTGTTCCTTATAAAGCCTTTGGAAAAATAGGAAGTAATTGCGCTCGTTTTGTTACAGAGACGATACTAGCTAGTACAGAGGATAAGACTATTATTAAATACCTTAAGCGTAACAAGAAGTTCACACCGAGTACCGTAGGTAATGTTGAGAAAAGCGCTTCAGAAGAAGGAGTTTATCAAGTTCTTAACGGTGTGATTGCTCCATATAACTCAACTGCGCTACGCGAGAATCTTACAAATTACTTTGATAGACGAGTTCCCGCTGCATACACTGTTGAAGATGAGGGTGTGTTGCCAGAAAACGTTTACTTTCTAGAGGGCACAGGTAGTAGTGCTTATTTTCACCTTGAGATTCTCTCTGAGATAAAAGGCATTGTTAGAAGATTTACTGAGTTTGGTGAGCAGGATTTTGAGGGTGTGACCACTTTTCCAAAGGATTTTTCGGTGATGGGTAATTATCGTTTTGTATACGATAGTAATTGTGCTTTTTGTACGCTTGAACAGGGGAATTCACATTTTCGCCTTGAGCTTACTTCTCAAGAATTCTCGGCTATTAGTTTAAAGCAAACGGTGCACTCAGCTTAA
- the apaG gene encoding Co2+/Mg2+ efflux protein ApaG: MVQQVTRGIKISVETTFEGTFYKNHKMRYAFGYKITIANQSKDSVQLMARHWRITDALSAPETVAGEGVIGKKPVLKPGESHTYSSGCLLNSAFGAMQGFYQMVNFTTTRNFRVKIPVFKLSAPFALN, translated from the coding sequence ATGGTACAACAAGTTACAAGAGGAATTAAAATTTCTGTAGAGACTACCTTTGAGGGTACATTTTATAAAAATCATAAAATGCGCTATGCCTTTGGCTACAAAATAACGATTGCAAATCAGAGTAAAGATAGCGTGCAACTTATGGCTCGTCACTGGAGAATAACAGATGCCCTTAGCGCACCAGAGACCGTTGCCGGAGAAGGTGTCATAGGTAAAAAACCTGTTCTTAAACCTGGCGAAAGCCACACCTACAGTTCTGGATGCTTGCTCAACTCTGCCTTTGGGGCAATGCAAGGTTTTTACCAAATGGTAAACTTTACTACTACACGTAATTTTAGAGTAAAAATCCCAGTATTTAAGCTGAGTGCACCGTTTGCTTTAAACTAA
- a CDS encoding type IX secretion system plug protein domain-containing protein, translating to MRPYFTILLIVISLSAAAQVAQELPEPAFIKTVQFNENSTTGTSLPIIKLGSSLRLSFDDIIGDERDYFYKITHHNADWTPSNLVRSEFMDGMDNVRILGFENSVATLQLYTHYDLSIPNQMTKRLTKTGNYLLSIYDEDDNLVFSRKFMIFNPQYSVGAEVKRSRDLRYIDNKQVLRFFVDSGDDLIINPKTNLHTVLIQNNNLKTAITGINPQYNIGSKLEYRYDQETAFWGGNEFFNFENKDVRSSTFAIRSIELKSLYHNYLYTSPARYDEPYTYNPDINGNFLINTLQGRTPLTEAEYVWIHFSLQYPEINEGQSIHIYGNFNNYVIDKSTALTYNGDSRRYELPYLLKQGFYNYRYVLVNADGSIEEKKNIDGNFWQTENDYQILVYYRRPGGRFDELLGYGTTNSSQITN from the coding sequence ATGAGACCATATTTCACCATTTTATTGATTGTAATTTCGCTGTCTGCTGCTGCTCAAGTAGCACAAGAACTTCCAGAACCTGCATTTATAAAAACTGTACAGTTTAATGAAAACAGTACTACCGGCACCTCGCTGCCTATTATAAAACTGGGGAGCAGTTTGCGACTTTCTTTTGACGATATTATAGGAGATGAGCGTGATTATTTTTATAAGATAACACATCATAATGCAGACTGGACACCTAGTAATCTCGTACGTTCTGAGTTTATGGATGGCATGGATAATGTGCGTATTCTCGGGTTTGAAAACTCGGTTGCCACTCTACAACTTTACACTCATTACGACCTAAGCATCCCTAACCAGATGACTAAGAGACTTACTAAAACAGGTAATTACCTCTTGAGTATTTATGATGAGGATGACAATCTTGTTTTCTCTCGTAAGTTTATGATTTTTAATCCTCAATATAGTGTGGGAGCAGAGGTTAAGAGGTCTCGCGACTTGAGATACATAGATAATAAACAGGTGCTACGCTTTTTCGTAGACTCTGGTGATGACCTCATTATCAATCCAAAAACTAATTTACATACCGTTCTCATCCAGAATAACAACTTAAAAACTGCTATTACAGGCATAAATCCTCAATATAATATAGGGAGCAAACTTGAGTATCGCTATGATCAAGAAACAGCTTTCTGGGGTGGTAATGAGTTTTTTAACTTTGAAAATAAAGATGTGCGATCTTCTACATTTGCCATACGCAGCATAGAGCTTAAAAGTCTTTACCACAATTATCTATACACAAGTCCCGCTCGTTATGATGAACCATACACTTACAATCCAGACATTAATGGCAACTTCTTAATAAACACCTTACAAGGTCGAACACCACTCACAGAGGCAGAGTATGTGTGGATTCATTTCTCTTTGCAGTATCCAGAAATTAACGAAGGACAGTCTATCCATATCTATGGAAACTTTAATAATTATGTAATCGACAAGAGCACTGCACTAACTTATAATGGTGACTCACGCCGTTATGAATTACCTTATTTACTAAAGCAAGGTTTTTATAACTATCGCTACGTACTAGTGAATGCAGATGGAAGCATAGAAGAAAAAAAGAATATAGACGGCAATTTCTGGCAGACAGAAAATGATTATCAAATATTAGTGTACTACCGCAGACCAGGTGGACGTTTTGATGAACTCCTAGGATATGGCACTACAAATTCTAGCCAGATTACAAATTAA
- a CDS encoding NADH:ubiquinone reductase (Na(+)-transporting) subunit B, which translates to MGMKESLHKLKMKYEGKKMAPAFNALHTFLYAPNETTHSGGHIRAVDDLKRTMNTVIIALIPCLLFGIFNAGYQHYYAVAEVAGTAAEYKAVGFFDGNFWNWDNFAMGAWTVLPLVVVSYGVGLLVEFIFAVIKGHEVEEGYLVTGMLVPLIVPIDIPLWMLAVAVIFGVVIGKEVFGGTGMNILNPALTIRAFLFFAYPTWMSGDKVWVHQAVDMAGQPDAISGETILGSYAQNSTVAYDYWDMFAGFIPGSVGETSKLLIIFGAAFLIFSKIASWRIILSAIAGALVMGLIFNGVVDAGWIDSSSKFYGLMSVPFWQHLIIGSILFGAVFMATDPVTGSQTNKGKYIYGFLIGFISIMIRVFNPAYPEGVFLAILLMNVFAPTIDHYVVQGNVKKRMKRLKLKTA; encoded by the coding sequence ATGGGAATGAAAGAAAGTTTACATAAGCTTAAAATGAAGTATGAAGGGAAGAAGATGGCTCCGGCTTTCAACGCACTTCACACTTTTTTATACGCTCCTAACGAGACAACACATAGTGGTGGTCACATTAGAGCGGTAGATGATTTAAAGCGAACAATGAACACGGTAATCATTGCATTGATTCCTTGTTTGTTATTTGGAATATTTAATGCTGGATACCAGCATTACTATGCAGTTGCAGAGGTAGCTGGAACAGCAGCAGAGTATAAAGCTGTAGGTTTCTTTGATGGAAATTTCTGGAACTGGGATAACTTTGCAATGGGAGCTTGGACAGTATTACCACTTGTGGTGGTTTCTTACGGTGTAGGTCTTCTTGTAGAATTTATTTTTGCAGTTATAAAAGGACATGAAGTAGAAGAAGGTTACCTAGTAACGGGAATGCTTGTGCCACTTATTGTTCCTATTGATATTCCATTATGGATGCTTGCGGTAGCAGTAATCTTTGGTGTGGTAATAGGTAAGGAAGTATTTGGAGGAACAGGGATGAACATCCTTAACCCTGCACTTACTATCCGTGCTTTCTTATTCTTTGCATATCCTACTTGGATGTCTGGAGATAAAGTATGGGTACACCAAGCAGTAGATATGGCTGGACAGCCAGATGCAATCTCTGGAGAAACTATCTTAGGTAGTTATGCACAGAATAGTACTGTTGCTTATGACTACTGGGACATGTTTGCTGGTTTTATACCAGGTTCTGTAGGAGAAACTTCAAAGCTTTTAATCATTTTTGGAGCGGCATTTTTGATCTTTTCAAAGATAGCAAGCTGGAGAATCATACTTTCTGCGATAGCAGGAGCGCTAGTAATGGGGCTTATCTTTAATGGTGTAGTTGACGCAGGATGGATTGATAGCTCAAGTAAGTTTTACGGATTAATGAGTGTTCCTTTCTGGCAACACCTTATTATAGGTAGTATCTTATTTGGTGCTGTGTTTATGGCAACAGATCCAGTTACAGGATCACAAACTAACAAAGGGAAATACATCTACGGATTCTTAATAGGATTTATCTCTATCATGATTCGTGTATTTAACCCAGCATACCCAGAAGGAGTATTCCTTGCAATCTTATTAATGAATGTATTTGCTCCTACTATTGATCACTACGTGGTTCAAGGGAATGTGAAGAAGAGAATGAAACGTCTTAAACTTAAAACAGCATAA
- a CDS encoding DUF3667 domain-containing protein, with protein sequence MKETEIKSTSRKAMRYRGVECLNCKHPLELSDRFCAYCGQINTTKRLTLKDFFNEFILSVFTYDSRFRYTVKDLLFKPGTITRYYVDGKRLKYANPFRFFLSASISYFIILAIIGFINGNNDLDFTDDGAIQFNVDEAQGDIDAIKAITKDININELQDLNQEDADLLEERINNTIENSVSKLKERKKTKDSTKRAVKKVPYSTRSEASIDGMYLSKIATKGEIFYDFFEYTEISDPVTALDSLNFSKTRTNIFLYSKNEDIKRVKDNPARFIRFLASKIPFFLFFFAPIFALFLWLIYSKKRFNYMEHLVFIFHIFSWVFLVLLIALIPDLLIGDEIVASLLLLLVGPFYFYKALRNFYKQKRRWTLLKFVFLNIIFYLGATLFAVIFFAITAFLF encoded by the coding sequence GTGAAGGAAACAGAAATCAAATCAACTAGCCGAAAGGCAATGCGATATAGAGGAGTAGAGTGCTTAAACTGCAAGCACCCTCTAGAACTCTCCGACCGCTTTTGTGCATACTGCGGACAGATTAACACCACTAAGAGACTTACTCTCAAAGATTTTTTCAATGAGTTTATACTGAGCGTGTTTACTTATGATTCTCGTTTTAGATACACTGTAAAAGATTTATTGTTTAAACCAGGCACCATCACTAGGTATTATGTAGATGGCAAACGTCTTAAATATGCAAACCCTTTTCGGTTTTTTCTAAGCGCCTCTATTTCTTACTTTATAATACTAGCCATCATAGGCTTTATAAATGGTAATAATGACTTAGACTTCACAGATGATGGAGCCATCCAGTTCAATGTTGATGAAGCACAAGGAGATATTGACGCAATAAAAGCCATAACGAAAGACATCAACATAAATGAACTTCAAGACCTCAACCAAGAAGATGCAGATCTGCTAGAAGAAAGAATTAATAATACTATAGAAAATAGCGTCTCAAAACTTAAAGAGCGAAAAAAGACAAAGGACTCCACAAAGAGAGCCGTCAAGAAAGTTCCTTACAGCACCCGTTCTGAAGCCTCTATTGACGGGATGTATCTTTCTAAAATTGCAACAAAGGGCGAGATTTTTTATGATTTCTTTGAGTATACAGAAATAAGTGATCCAGTAACTGCTCTCGATAGTTTAAACTTTAGCAAGACTAGAACAAACATTTTTTTATATAGCAAGAATGAAGATATAAAACGTGTAAAAGATAATCCAGCACGTTTTATTAGGTTCTTAGCTTCTAAAATTCCCTTTTTCTTATTCTTTTTCGCACCAATTTTTGCACTCTTTTTGTGGCTGATTTATTCAAAAAAACGATTCAACTATATGGAACATCTAGTGTTCATATTCCATATCTTTAGTTGGGTCTTTCTAGTACTACTCATTGCCTTAATTCCAGACCTACTTATTGGGGATGAAATAGTTGCATCACTCCTACTTCTATTAGTAGGTCCTTTTTACTTTTACAAGGCACTTCGTAATTTTTACAAACAAAAACGAAGGTGGACGTTACTAAAATTTGTATTTTTAAATATCATATTCTATTTAGGAGCAACATTATTTGCCGTGATTTTCTTTGCAATCACTGCATTTTTATTTTAA
- a CDS encoding Na(+)-translocating NADH-quinone reductase subunit A, producing the protein MSKDIRIKKGLDIRLVGEAEKTISEAPRSRTITIRPSDFHLITPKMVVKEGATLQAGDVIFYSKSQEEIKFVSPVAGTITEIKRGARRVITDIVIEADYAGATRDLGALGASASAEAVKARLLEGGVWPFIKQRPYDVVANPTVTPKAIFISGLNTGPLAADLDFVLAGKEAHLQAAVSALATLTSGGVHVSIGASSSIFSGLKDVVTHTVKGPHPAGNVGTLINKTSPINKGETVWTIAAQDLAIIGELLLTGKFNAQRVISVSGSSIKAPKYYKTMIGAEVSTFAYAAGVEGDNNRFISGNVLTGSKVSPEGALGFYATEFVAIPEGDDYEFFGWNKPVFDKISPSRALTFSWMQPNKKYDLDTNTNGEHRAFVVTGNYEEVFPLDIYPMQILKACMVEDLDEMEALGMYEVAPEDFALTEFMCVSKQPHQEIIRKGLDVMYKEIG; encoded by the coding sequence ATGTCAAAAGACATCAGAATCAAAAAAGGTCTTGATATCCGATTAGTAGGCGAAGCAGAAAAAACAATTTCTGAAGCGCCTAGATCGCGTACCATTACTATTAGACCTTCAGATTTTCATCTCATTACCCCTAAAATGGTCGTAAAAGAAGGAGCGACCCTACAGGCTGGAGATGTAATATTTTACTCAAAATCTCAAGAAGAAATCAAATTTGTATCTCCAGTTGCTGGAACAATTACAGAAATCAAGCGTGGCGCACGCCGTGTGATTACTGATATTGTAATTGAAGCAGATTATGCTGGTGCTACTCGTGATCTTGGAGCTTTAGGAGCATCTGCAAGTGCAGAGGCGGTGAAAGCGAGATTACTTGAGGGAGGGGTTTGGCCATTTATCAAGCAACGTCCTTATGATGTTGTTGCAAACCCAACAGTAACTCCAAAGGCGATTTTTATCTCTGGATTAAATACAGGGCCACTCGCTGCAGACCTTGATTTTGTTCTTGCAGGGAAGGAGGCGCACTTACAAGCAGCAGTTTCTGCGCTTGCAACGCTTACTTCTGGAGGTGTTCATGTATCTATAGGAGCAAGCTCTTCTATATTTTCTGGACTTAAAGATGTTGTAACTCATACAGTAAAAGGACCACACCCAGCTGGGAACGTTGGAACTTTAATAAATAAAACGAGCCCAATTAATAAAGGTGAAACTGTATGGACGATTGCCGCACAGGATCTAGCTATTATTGGAGAGTTGTTGCTTACGGGTAAGTTTAATGCACAACGTGTAATATCTGTATCTGGTTCATCTATCAAAGCACCTAAGTATTATAAGACAATGATAGGGGCAGAGGTTTCTACATTTGCATATGCTGCAGGAGTAGAGGGAGATAATAATCGTTTTATTTCTGGTAATGTACTTACTGGTAGTAAAGTGAGTCCAGAAGGAGCTTTAGGTTTTTATGCAACTGAGTTTGTTGCTATTCCAGAAGGAGATGATTATGAATTCTTTGGGTGGAATAAGCCTGTTTTTGATAAGATATCTCCATCTAGAGCACTTACGTTCTCATGGATGCAGCCTAATAAAAAGTATGATCTTGATACTAATACAAATGGTGAGCACCGTGCGTTTGTAGTAACAGGAAACTATGAAGAGGTTTTTCCTTTAGATATTTACCCTATGCAAATCCTTAAGGCTTGTATGGTAGAAGATCTAGATGAGATGGAAGCACTTGGGATGTATGAAGTAGCTCCAGAAGATTTTGCACTTACTGAATTCATGTGTGTGTCTAAACAGCCACATCAAGAAATTATCAGAAAGGGATTAGATGTTATGTATAAAGAAATAGGATAA
- a CDS encoding NRDE family protein, with protein MCTVTYIPKENNTFILTSNRDEAVGRTTLAPDFYDVDGTKMLFPKDAVAGGTWIGISEKNRMICLLNGGFEIHVRKESYRMSRGIVVKELLKAADLSEAIDTFNYEGIEPFTIVAIDWSGDLKATELVWDGDKAHITLLDNEPKIWSSSTLYDATMKEKRRMWFAAFKETTDWSKESLFEFHTKAGEGDAHVDLQINRGLLKTVSVTQVEKIDDTCVMTYNDLQKEEVHTAQFEMIPA; from the coding sequence ATGTGCACTGTAACTTATATTCCGAAAGAAAATAATACGTTCATTCTTACGTCTAATCGTGATGAGGCGGTGGGTAGAACTACGCTCGCTCCAGACTTTTATGATGTAGATGGAACAAAAATGCTATTCCCAAAAGACGCCGTCGCTGGTGGAACGTGGATAGGTATTTCCGAAAAAAATAGGATGATATGCTTGCTTAACGGAGGTTTTGAAATACACGTGAGAAAAGAAAGTTACAGAATGAGCCGTGGCATCGTTGTAAAAGAACTTCTTAAGGCAGCCGATTTGTCTGAGGCTATCGATACGTTCAATTATGAGGGTATTGAACCTTTTACAATTGTTGCTATAGATTGGAGTGGTGATCTCAAAGCGACAGAATTAGTTTGGGATGGTGATAAAGCACATATAACATTATTAGATAATGAGCCTAAAATATGGTCCTCATCTACCTTATATGATGCTACTATGAAAGAAAAACGTCGTATGTGGTTTGCTGCATTTAAAGAAACTACAGATTGGAGTAAAGAGAGTTTGTTTGAATTTCACACCAAAGCAGGAGAAGGAGATGCGCATGTTGACTTACAAATCAATCGCGGACTTTTAAAAACAGTAAGTGTTACTCAGGTGGAGAAAATAGATGATACATGCGTGATGACGTATAATGACCTTCAAAAGGAAGAAGTTCACACCGCTCAATTTGAAATGATACCTGCGTGA
- a CDS encoding sulfate adenylyltransferase subunit 1 produces the protein MEVLKLATAGSVDDGKSTLIGRLLYDTQSLTDDKLEAIEKSSKKLGYDYLDFSLATDGLVAEREQGITIDVAHIYFSTPTKSYIIADSPGHVEYTRNMITGASNAAVSIILIDARKGVIEQTFRHFFINALLQVKHVVIAVNKMDLVDYDQSVFDSIKNDIDALRAKSGYKDQEITFIPISALTGDNVASASAKMDWYQGPSILEYLENVIPEAASDTPMRFPVQSVIRPKTNAFHDFRGYAGKVYGSSIAVGDEITVLPSLKSSKVQDIFSYKDSFKEAPAGNSITLTLEDDINVTRGDVIVKSTEVPQQTKELTATVCWMDDMVLTAGKKYELQHTTQRILAKVSQIQEIIPTDFSIPEAGASEVTINEIATVHFKLAKSLFYDRYTDHKQGGSFIIIDPITNTTAGVGFIQ, from the coding sequence ATGGAGGTATTGAAACTGGCAACTGCTGGAAGTGTAGATGATGGAAAGAGTACTTTAATAGGTAGGTTGTTATACGACACGCAATCACTTACTGATGATAAACTTGAGGCTATAGAAAAAAGCAGTAAAAAGTTAGGGTATGATTACCTAGACTTTTCACTAGCAACAGATGGATTAGTGGCAGAACGTGAGCAAGGAATCACGATTGATGTAGCACACATTTATTTTTCGACACCTACTAAAAGTTACATTATAGCAGACAGCCCTGGGCATGTAGAGTATACTCGTAATATGATTACAGGAGCGTCAAATGCTGCTGTTTCTATTATTCTTATAGATGCTAGAAAAGGCGTTATCGAGCAAACATTTAGGCACTTCTTTATCAATGCGCTTTTACAAGTTAAGCACGTGGTAATTGCAGTAAATAAAATGGACTTGGTAGATTATGATCAGTCTGTTTTTGATAGTATTAAAAATGACATTGATGCACTTCGAGCAAAGAGTGGTTATAAAGATCAAGAGATAACGTTTATTCCTATAAGTGCACTTACTGGTGATAATGTGGCTTCCGCTTCCGCGAAAATGGACTGGTATCAAGGACCATCTATTTTAGAATATTTAGAAAATGTAATTCCAGAAGCAGCTAGCGATACGCCAATGCGTTTTCCAGTGCAATCGGTAATACGACCAAAAACCAATGCATTTCATGATTTTAGAGGGTATGCGGGTAAGGTGTATGGAAGTTCAATAGCGGTAGGAGACGAGATAACGGTACTGCCTAGTTTAAAATCTTCAAAGGTTCAAGATATATTCAGCTACAAAGATTCTTTTAAAGAAGCGCCAGCTGGTAACTCAATAACACTCACGCTAGAAGATGATATTAATGTAACTAGAGGTGATGTCATTGTGAAGTCTACCGAAGTGCCTCAACAAACCAAAGAGCTTACAGCAACCGTATGCTGGATGGATGACATGGTGCTTACGGCCGGTAAAAAGTACGAGCTACAGCATACAACGCAGCGCATACTTGCAAAGGTGTCTCAAATACAAGAAATTATCCCTACAGATTTTTCTATACCAGAAGCTGGCGCAAGTGAAGTAACAATTAATGAAATTGCAACGGTACATTTTAAACTTGCCAAATCACTTTTTTATGATCGTTATACAGATCATAAACAAGGAGGCTCATTTATTATCATAGACCCTATTACAAATACAACAGCTGGAGTAGGGTTTATACAGTAA
- the pruA gene encoding L-glutamate gamma-semialdehyde dehydrogenase, giving the protein MGKGFFQVPVAVNEEVKSYAPGSPEREAVAAAYKELFNAHTEVPMYINGKEVRTKNTRTITPPHDHKKVVGEYHLAEKTHIDQAIAGALEARTEWAELPWEQRAGIFLKAAELIAGPYRAKINAATMINQSKTIYQAEIDAACELIDFLRFNVQFMTDIYNEQPESTSGAWNRLEYRPLEGFIYAITPFNFTAIAANLPAACALMGNVVVWKPSDSQMLSAKIILDIFREAGVPDGVIQVVHGDPIMITDTVLASPDFSGLHFTGSTHVFKDIWKKIGENIHNYKTYPRIVGETGGKDFIVAHPSAPAKQVATAISRGAFEFQGQKCSAASRGYIPASIWKEVKKYVIEDVKSFKMGSPEDMTNFITAVIHEGSFDKLAKYIDQAKEDANAEIIVGGGHDKKKGYFIEPTVIVTTDPNYTTMHTELFGPVMTIYVYEDKDWSEMLKLVDSTSEYALTGAILATDRYAVQEATKALKNAAGNFYINDKPTGAVVGQQPFGGARASGTNDKAGSMLNLLRWVSPRMIKETFVTPTDYRYPFLAKK; this is encoded by the coding sequence ATGGGAAAAGGATTTTTTCAAGTTCCAGTTGCTGTAAACGAAGAGGTAAAATCGTATGCTCCAGGCTCTCCAGAACGCGAGGCGGTAGCAGCAGCTTATAAAGAATTATTTAATGCACATACAGAAGTACCGATGTACATCAACGGTAAAGAAGTGCGCACAAAAAACACACGCACGATCACTCCACCACACGATCACAAGAAAGTGGTAGGTGAGTATCATCTTGCAGAAAAAACACATATTGATCAAGCAATCGCTGGAGCACTAGAAGCTCGTACAGAGTGGGCAGAGCTTCCATGGGAGCAACGTGCAGGAATCTTTCTTAAAGCTGCAGAGCTTATTGCAGGACCATACCGCGCAAAGATTAATGCTGCAACGATGATCAACCAGTCTAAGACAATCTATCAAGCAGAAATTGATGCTGCTTGTGAGCTTATAGACTTCTTACGTTTTAACGTGCAGTTTATGACAGACATCTATAATGAGCAGCCAGAGTCTACTTCTGGAGCTTGGAATAGATTAGAATACCGTCCACTAGAAGGATTTATCTACGCGATTACTCCTTTTAACTTTACCGCAATTGCTGCAAACCTTCCTGCTGCCTGTGCACTTATGGGGAATGTAGTAGTATGGAAGCCTTCTGATAGCCAGATGCTATCTGCTAAGATTATTCTTGACATCTTCCGTGAAGCTGGTGTACCAGATGGTGTAATCCAAGTTGTACACGGAGATCCTATCATGATTACAGATACAGTACTTGCAAGCCCAGATTTTTCTGGACTACACTTTACAGGATCTACACACGTATTTAAGGATATCTGGAAAAAAATAGGTGAGAATATTCACAATTACAAAACATACCCACGTATCGTAGGTGAAACTGGTGGTAAAGATTTTATCGTTGCTCACCCTAGTGCTCCTGCTAAGCAAGTTGCAACAGCAATCTCGCGTGGTGCTTTTGAATTCCAAGGACAGAAATGTAGTGCGGCAAGTCGCGGTTACATCCCTGCTTCTATCTGGAAAGAAGTAAAAAAGTACGTTATAGAAGATGTAAAGTCTTTTAAAATGGGTTCTCCAGAGGATATGACTAACTTCATTACTGCGGTAATACACGAAGGATCTTTTGACAAGCTCGCAAAATATATTGACCAAGCAAAAGAAGATGCAAATGCAGAGATCATCGTAGGTGGTGGACACGACAAGAAGAAAGGTTACTTTATTGAGCCTACTGTTATCGTAACTACAGATCCTAACTATACAACAATGCACACAGAGCTTTTTGGCCCAGTAATGACTATCTACGTATATGAAGATAAAGACTGGAGCGAGATGCTTAAGCTTGTAGACAGCACTAGTGAGTATGCACTTACTGGAGCAATACTAGCAACAGATCGTTATGCTGTACAAGAGGCTACTAAGGCTCTTAAAAATGCGGCAGGTAACTTCTATATTAACGACAAACCTACTGGAGCAGTTGTAGGGCAACAACCTTTTGGTGGAGCTCGTGCATCTGGAACTAATGACAAGGCTGGTTCTATGCTTAACTTATTACGATGGGTAAGCCCACGTATGATTAAGGAAACATTTGTAACTCCTACAGATTACAGGTACCCTTTCTTAGCAAAGAAGTAA